From a single Sus scrofa isolate TJ Tabasco breed Duroc chromosome 13, Sscrofa11.1, whole genome shotgun sequence genomic region:
- the CEP19 gene encoding centrosomal protein of 19 kDa isoform X1 — protein MGSRFPLIYPEVYVRMMCTAKKCGIRFQPPAIILIYENEMKGKSRQRIMPVRNFSKFSDCSRAAEQLKNNPRHKDYLEQVSMRQLEKLFSFLRGYLWGQSLAETMEQIQRETTIDPEEDLNKLDDKELAKRKSIMDELFEKNQKKKDDPNFVYDIEVEFPQDEQLQSCGWDTESADEF, from the exons ATGGGTAG CAGATTTCCTCTGATTTACCCTGAAGTGTATGTGAGGATGATGTGCACTGCCAAGAAATGTGGAATTAGGTTCCAGCCTCCGGCTATTATCTTAATCTATGAGAatgaaatgaaggggaaaagtCGCCAGCGCATTATGCCAGTCCGAAACTTTTCCAAGTTTTCAG ATTGCAGCAGAGCTGctgaacaattaaaaaataatccacgACATAAGGATTACCTggaacaagtatccatgaggcagCTAGAGAAGTTATTCAGTTTTTTACGAGGTTACTTGTGGGGACAGAGTTTGGCAGAAACAATGGAGCAAATTCAACGGGAAACAACCATTGATCCTGAGGAAGACCTGAACAAACTAGATGACAAGGAACTTGCCAAAAGGAAGAGCATCATGGATGAACTTTTTGAGAAAAATCAGAAGAAGAAGGACGACCCAAATTTTGTTTATGACATTGAAGTAGAGTTCCCACAGGATGAACAACTACAGTCCTGTGGCTGGGACACAGAGTCAGCTGATGAATTCTGA
- the CEP19 gene encoding centrosomal protein of 19 kDa isoform X3, producing the protein MMCTAKKCGIRFQPPAIILIYENEMKGKSRQRIMPVRNFSKFSDCSRAAEQLKNNPRHKDYLEQVSMRQLEKLFSFLRGYLWGQSLAETMEQIQRETTIDPEEDLNKLDDKELAKRKSIMDELFEKNQKKKDDPNFVYDIEVEFPQDEQLQSCGWDTESADEF; encoded by the exons ATGATGTGCACTGCCAAGAAATGTGGAATTAGGTTCCAGCCTCCGGCTATTATCTTAATCTATGAGAatgaaatgaaggggaaaagtCGCCAGCGCATTATGCCAGTCCGAAACTTTTCCAAGTTTTCAG ATTGCAGCAGAGCTGctgaacaattaaaaaataatccacgACATAAGGATTACCTggaacaagtatccatgaggcagCTAGAGAAGTTATTCAGTTTTTTACGAGGTTACTTGTGGGGACAGAGTTTGGCAGAAACAATGGAGCAAATTCAACGGGAAACAACCATTGATCCTGAGGAAGACCTGAACAAACTAGATGACAAGGAACTTGCCAAAAGGAAGAGCATCATGGATGAACTTTTTGAGAAAAATCAGAAGAAGAAGGACGACCCAAATTTTGTTTATGACATTGAAGTAGAGTTCCCACAGGATGAACAACTACAGTCCTGTGGCTGGGACACAGAGTCAGCTGATGAATTCTGA
- the CEP19 gene encoding centrosomal protein of 19 kDa isoform X2, translating to MGRFPLIYPEVYVRMMCTAKKCGIRFQPPAIILIYENEMKGKSRQRIMPVRNFSKFSDCSRAAEQLKNNPRHKDYLEQVSMRQLEKLFSFLRGYLWGQSLAETMEQIQRETTIDPEEDLNKLDDKELAKRKSIMDELFEKNQKKKDDPNFVYDIEVEFPQDEQLQSCGWDTESADEF from the exons ATGGGTAG ATTTCCTCTGATTTACCCTGAAGTGTATGTGAGGATGATGTGCACTGCCAAGAAATGTGGAATTAGGTTCCAGCCTCCGGCTATTATCTTAATCTATGAGAatgaaatgaaggggaaaagtCGCCAGCGCATTATGCCAGTCCGAAACTTTTCCAAGTTTTCAG ATTGCAGCAGAGCTGctgaacaattaaaaaataatccacgACATAAGGATTACCTggaacaagtatccatgaggcagCTAGAGAAGTTATTCAGTTTTTTACGAGGTTACTTGTGGGGACAGAGTTTGGCAGAAACAATGGAGCAAATTCAACGGGAAACAACCATTGATCCTGAGGAAGACCTGAACAAACTAGATGACAAGGAACTTGCCAAAAGGAAGAGCATCATGGATGAACTTTTTGAGAAAAATCAGAAGAAGAAGGACGACCCAAATTTTGTTTATGACATTGAAGTAGAGTTCCCACAGGATGAACAACTACAGTCCTGTGGCTGGGACACAGAGTCAGCTGATGAATTCTGA